The genomic region AGAACGATGGCGGAGGCAGGGCGCGTTTCCAGGCTTCCAAGCCCGTCTGCCGCCGTGGTCGTCAGCGCCGAAACGGCCTCGAACAGGGCATGGGAATAGGGAATGCCGAACGTCCCGGCGATCGGAAAGGCAATGGCTGCGGGAAACAGCACCCAGCCGAAAACCGCCAGCATGAGCGCGGTACTGCGCTTGAGCACGGTTCCCCTGTCCTGGGTGGCGACCAGCAGATTGACCGATAAAAACCCGCCCAGCGCCGCATAGATCAGCAGCGAGAACCCGTTTTCCGTCTCGTTGAAGCCGAACGCCGTCAGCGCCGGAACCAGCAAGACAGCGCTGATGAACGTGCCAACCAGGCCAATATAGTTGAACAGCGCAAACACGCAGTGCCCTAGAAGTATTCGAGGCTGACACGGAACATCTGTTCCACCTGTCTAACGCGCTCGGCAAGTGCCAGAATGATGATTGAATCGCGTGGCCGTATCACGGTGTTGCCACCAGGCTGCACGAATTCGCCTTCATGCAGGATGGCGCCGATGCGGATGCCGTCCGGCAGATCGAGTTCGGCCAGCGGTTTGCCCACCAGCGGCGAAGTATCAAGCGCCTGTGCCTCGACAACTTCCGCCAGGCCGTTCTGGATCGAATACACGCCCTTGATGCGGCCGCGCCGCACATGTTGCAGTACCCGTGAAATGGTCACCGACCGGGGATTGATATAATCATCGATGCCCAGTGATTTGGTAAAGCCGTGATAGCCGGCATTGTTGAGCAGGGCGAGGTTGGAACCGCATCCAAGTTTCTTCGCCAGCACACTGGCCAGAATGTTGACCTGATCGTCATTGGTGATCGAAACCATCAGATCGGTCTGGTTGATGCCCGCTTCCATCAGCAGGGACTCGTCCAGGGCACTGCCATGCAGGATTACCGTCCGGTCGAGCCCTTCTGCCATGCGCACTGCGGTTTCCCGAGAACGCTCGATCACCCGCACCCTTGCAGACGGCATCATTTCCTCGATCTTGCGGCACAGATAAAGGCCGATATTGCCGCCGCCGGCGATCACGATGCGGCTGGCCTCTCCCCGCTCCTTGCCGAAGATCGACAGGGTCCGCCGTGCCTGGCTGCGGTCTGTGACCACATAGGCCAGGTCGCCGAACAGGATCTGGTCGCCCGATCTTGGAGCGATCATCTTGCCGTTGCGCGAAATGCCGACAACGGTCGCGTTGAGGTCTGGAAACAATTCGCTCAACTGGGAAAGCGGCGTGTCGATGACCGGGCATTCCTCATCGCAGTCAATGGCCAGCATCGCCACCTTTTCATCGGCAAAGGGAACGATGTCGCGTGCGCCGGGAAGGGCGATGCGCCGCAAAATGACTTCCCCCACCTCGATTTCCGGCGAGATGATCACATCGATCGGCATGTGCTGGCGGGCGAACAGGTTCTGCCAATGGGGCTGGCGATAGCTCTGGGCACGAATCCGGGCCAGTTTGGTGGGAACGTTGAACAGCGAATGGGCAACCTGGCAGGCTACCATGTTCACTTCGTCATACAGCGTGACGGCGATGATCATGTCCGCCTGCTCGGCCCCTGCCCTGGCCAGCACGTCAGGATGCGAGCCATGGCCGTAATAGCCGCGCACATCCAGCTTGTCCTGAATGTTCTGCACAAGCTCGGCGGAGTTATCGATCACCGAAACATCGTTGCCTTCCTTGGCAAGCCGCTCGGCAATGCCGTACCCCACCTGGCCGGCTCCGCATATGATGATCTTCATGACGCCCCCGGAGCGAAGTTCATAGCGGAGTTCATTGCGGAGTTCATTTCCAGTCTGGCTCCCCATATCCGCTGCTGTGAGTACACTGGACCAGGAGTGGAACGTTCAACTGGCTGCGGCTGACGGGCTTTTTGCCTCATCCGTTCCATCGTCCACTGCCCCCTCGTCGTCGTTTTGGGAATCGCTCCCGCGCTTTTTGTCGAACAGCCCCAGCATCTTCAGTTTGCGGTGCAATGCGGAGCGTTCCATACCAACGAATGCGGCTGTGCGCGAGATGTTTCCGCCAAAACGTGCTACCTGGGCGGCAAGATAATCGCGCTCGAAGCACTCCCTGGCCTCTTTCAGCGGAAGCGAAAGCAGGTGTTCGCTTTCGCCGCTGTCGACCGAGGGCAGCATTTCGCCGATTTCGCTCGGCAGCATGTCAGCGCTGATAACCTCCCCCTCGCCTACCCGCGAAAGGATCATCAACCGCTCCACATTGTTGCGCAGCTGGCGCACATTGCCTGGCCAGTTGTGTGCCTGCAGCACGGCAAGCGCGTCCTCGCCCATGGTGCATTTGCGTATCCCCGACTGGCGGGAAATCTGCCCCATGAAGGCTTCGATCAGTTCGGGAATGTCCTCGCGGCGGTCGCTGAGCGGGGGGACGGCCAGCGGCACCACCGCCAGACGGTGGAACAGATCCTCGCGAAACGCGCCCTCCGCCATCAGTTTTTCCAGATCGCGGGCGGTCGAGGAAAGCACCCGCACATCCACCTTGACGCGGTTCGAACCGCCAATGCGCTCAAACTGCTGCTCTACCAGAACCCGCAATATCTTGTTCTGGGTGTCGCGCGGCATGTCGGCCACTTCATCGATATACAGCGTTCCGCCATGGGCCTCTTCCAGCGCGCCAACCTTTCGTGGTGTGCCGTCGCTCCCCTCGCTGCCGAAAAGCTCGTATTCCATCCGGTCCGGCGTGATCTGGGCCGCATTAAGCACGGTGAACGGGCCCTTTGAACGGGCCGACAGGCGGTGAATGGTGCGCGCCACCAGTTCCTTGCCAACCCCCGACCCGCCGATGATCATCACCCGGCTGTTTGCCGGCGCAATCTTCTCGATCGTCTGGCGAAGCGCCGCCATGGCCGGTGAAGAACCGATCAGTTCCGGCATGTCGGTGCTTTTTTCCTGAAGTTCGCGAATCTGTTTCTTCAGGCTTGAGGTTTCCAGGGCCCGGTCGGCAACCTGCAGCAGCCGGTCGACCTTGAAAGGCTTTTCGATGAAGTCGTAGGCACCATTCTTGATGGCCGAAACGGCGGTCTCGATATTGCCGTGGCCGGAAATCATTACCACCGGCAGGTCGGGGTGGTCTTTCTTTACCATTTCCAGCAGTTCCAGCCCGTCCAGCTTCGACCCCTGCAGCCAGATATCCAAAAACACCATGCTCGGCCGCCGTTCGGCAATGGCAGCCAGTGCCGAATCGCTGTCGCCGGCGGTGCGGGTTCCGTGTCCCTCATCTTCCAGAATACCCGCGACCAGTTCCCGGATATCCTGTTCATCGTCGATTACCAGAATGTCGGTAGCCATCAGGACGCCTTCTTCCTTTCTTTCGATTGTCCGCTTGCCGGTTTCGTTTTGGAGCCTTTTGCAGCCGTGTCGTCAGCCTGCTCCTCCTCGCCGGTTGCAGCCATCTGCCCCTCTCCGGACAAAGGTATGCGCAGCCGGGTTCTCGTGCCGCGGCCGCCTTCCGCAGCCTGCGGCGCATCCATCAATTCGATGCCGCCGCCATGGTCTTCCATGATCTTTCGCACGATGGCGAGGCCAAGCCCGGTCCCCTTCTGACGGGTGGTCATATAGGGTTCCAGCAGCTTCTCGCGATTTTCCTCCGGCAATCCCTTGCCGTTGTCGGTCACGTCGATGACGATCATGTCCCGGTCATGCCAGGTCTTCACCTGGATGCGGCCCGGATTGGCCTCATCCGGGGCGGAGATGCCCCCTCAATGGCTTCCACCGCGTTCTTGATCACATTGATCAGCGCCTGGGAAAGCAGCCGTTCATCAAACAGGGCAGGATTGGCAGCCTCGGCAAGATCAAGCTCGAACTGGATGGAGGGATTTGCAACCTTCTGGCTGAACAGCGCTTCCTGTACGGTCGAGGACAGATCCCCCTCACGCATTTCCGGCTTCGGCATACGGGCGAAGGAAGAGAACTCGTCGACCATTCTGCCGATATCGCCGACATGGCGGATAATCGTATCGGTGCATTGGTCGAAGACTTCGCGGTCTTCGGTAATGTATTTGCTGTAGCGCTTCTTGATGCGTTCGGTGGAAAGCTGGATGGGGGTCAGCGGATTCTTGATCTCGTGTGCGATGCGGCGTGCAACATCCGACCAGGCGGTGCTGCGCTGGGCGGCCACAAGCTCGGTAATATCGTCGATGGTGATGACAAAGGAATGCTGTTTCGTTTCCTCCCTTTCCTGGGTCACCTGTACGTTCAGCGTCTTGCTCTGCCCGCCGATCAGCAAGGTCAATTGTTCACGGTGTTCGCTGCGGCCGCCCTTGCGCGCTCTTTCCAGTACCTCGCCCAGTTCGGGAAAGGCCTTGCCGATCGGCGTGCCCGGCGCAAGCGGCTGCCCGAGGATTGAGGCTGTCGCCGAATTGGCAATGCCCACCTTCCCCTCGTTGTCAACGCCGATCACCGATGCGGTAACGCCGGAAAGCACGGCTTCGGTAAAGCGTGCCCGGCGGTCGATGTCCTTGTTGGCCTGCAGCAACTGGCCACGCTGCTGTTTGAGCTGCGTGGTCATGATGTTGAAGGTGTCGCCAAGGTTTTTGAAGTCGCCCTCATTGTGCTTGGTATCGACGCGAACATCGAGATTGCCATGTGAAATCTCGTCTGCCGCGCCGATAAGCCGCCGGATCGGCCGCACGAAGCGGTCGGCAACGGAAATGCCCATCCAGATCGCCGCCAGCAGGATCATCAGCGCCATGGCAAGGTACAGCACGGCAAAGGTGAGTTGGACGGGAAGCCGGCTCAGCTCCAGCTCGTTATATTCATTGGTGTTGGCTTCCATTTGCCGCACGGCTGACAGCACGTCTTCGCGCAAGGGTCTTACCGTGTACAAAAAGGCGTCGGGAATGACCCGCATCTTCAACACACACCCCACCAGGTTTGAATTGCCATGGGGGATGAAGATCACGTCTCCGCTTTCCGCCGCCTCAAATGATTCGGGCGGAACTTCGGGTACCTTGATGTCCGGATTGACATTGGTGGTGATGATCGGCTCGCCGTCGGCGCGGACCAGTTGCGCCTGGATCATGCCCCTGCCCCGCGTCTGCAGCCTCATCAACTCGGTAAAGCCCGTCCGGTCCAGGCTGTAGAGCCGCCGCGCCCGGTCAAGCTCACTGGCCATGGAAACCGTCGCGTTGATGTGAACCTGCGTGCTTTCGTCGAGATAGGCATTGGCAACCGACATCGACCCCTCGACGATTGCCTTGGTGCGCAGTTCGAACCAGCGGTCGAGGCCGAGATCGAGGGTGATGGAGGCGACGATCGCAACCATGATCGCCGGGAGCGCGGCCACCAGGGCAAACAGGCCGACAATGCGTATGTGCAGTCTTGCCGCCGCCCGTCCCTTTTGGCGGGAGCGCAGCAGCCGTGCGACTTCCATGCCGATCAGCGAGGCCAGCACGAGCGCGAGCAGCGTATTGGCGGCAAGGGCAATCGTTACAACGGTCCGGTTTGGCTCCAGAGGCGTCAGACCGAAAAGGATAAGAAAGCTGAAAACACCGGTGATCAGCAGCGAAACCACGGTCACGGTGCCGAGCTTGCGCGTTATGGAGCGGTATTCAGACGGATTGACGGCGGCGGAAGCCGGCGCTTCGCGCGTTTTCTCCCCGCCTGCCATCCGGGCGTTCTCCATGGCCGGTGAAACCGTAGTGTTGCTCACGCTGCCCTATTCCAGTGGTTAAACGAAATGCGCCGGGGGTCACGCCGCCCCCATGGATGACCTGTTGCATCTCTGCAACGCGAATGTGGCAAAAAGGAAACACAAAATCAAACGAATTGCGTGAAGCCATCGCTAAGCGTTCCGGCGCATTGCATCCCTGCCGGCCTGTTATTCAGCGGCGCGGATCGATATCCAGCTCGCGAATCTTCTTGCGCAGCGTGTTGCGGTTGAGACCAAGGACCTCCGCGGCCCGTATCTGGTTGCCGCGGGTATAGGAAAGCGTGCCGAGAATGAGCGGCTTTTCAAGGCGCTTCAGCACGTCCCGGTAAAGGCCGCCCGGTGCGTTGCCCGCTTCATAGGCCTGGAAGTGGTTTGCCACCCAGTTTTCGGTGGCCAGTGAAATGTC from Salaquimonas pukyongi harbors:
- a CDS encoding ATP-binding protein, whose translation is MKTWHDRDMIVIDVTDNGKGLPEENREKLLEPYMTTRQKGTGLGLAIVRKIMEDHGGGIELMDAPQAAEGGRGTRTRLRIPLSGEGQMAATGEEEQADDTAAKGSKTKPASGQSKERKKAS
- the trkA gene encoding Trk system potassium transporter TrkA codes for the protein MKIIICGAGQVGYGIAERLAKEGNDVSVIDNSAELVQNIQDKLDVRGYYGHGSHPDVLARAGAEQADMIIAVTLYDEVNMVACQVAHSLFNVPTKLARIRAQSYRQPHWQNLFARQHMPIDVIISPEIEVGEVILRRIALPGARDIVPFADEKVAMLAIDCDEECPVIDTPLSQLSELFPDLNATVVGISRNGKMIAPRSGDQILFGDLAYVVTDRSQARRTLSIFGKERGEASRIVIAGGGNIGLYLCRKIEEMMPSARVRVIERSRETAVRMAEGLDRTVILHGSALDESLLMEAGINQTDLMVSITNDDQVNILASVLAKKLGCGSNLALLNNAGYHGFTKSLGIDDYINPRSVTISRVLQHVRRGRIKGVYSIQNGLAEVVEAQALDTSPLVGKPLAELDLPDGIRIGAILHEGEFVQPGGNTVIRPRDSIIILALAERVRQVEQMFRVSLEYF
- a CDS encoding sensor histidine kinase NtrY-like; amino-acid sequence: MSNTTVSPAMENARMAGGEKTREAPASAAVNPSEYRSITRKLGTVTVVSLLITGVFSFLILFGLTPLEPNRTVVTIALAANTLLALVLASLIGMEVARLLRSRQKGRAAARLHIRIVGLFALVAALPAIMVAIVASITLDLGLDRWFELRTKAIVEGSMSVANAYLDESTQVHINATVSMASELDRARRLYSLDRTGFTELMRLQTRGRGMIQAQLVRADGEPIITTNVNPDIKVPEVPPESFEAAESGDVIFIPHGNSNLVGCVLKMRVIPDAFLYTVRPLREDVLSAVRQMEANTNEYNELELSRLPVQLTFAVLYLAMALMILLAAIWMGISVADRFVRPIRRLIGAADEISHGNLDVRVDTKHNEGDFKNLGDTFNIMTTQLKQQRGQLLQANKDIDRRARFTEAVLSGVTASVIGVDNEGKVGIANSATASILGQPLAPGTPIGKAFPELGEVLERARKGGRSEHREQLTLLIGGQSKTLNVQVTQEREETKQHSFVITIDDITELVAAQRSTAWSDVARRIAHEIKNPLTPIQLSTERIKKRYSKYITEDREVFDQCTDTIIRHVGDIGRMVDEFSSFARMPKPEMREGDLSSTVQEALFSQKVANPSIQFELDLAEAANPALFDERLLSQALINVIKNAVEAIEGASPPRMRPIRAASR